A DNA window from Ovis aries strain OAR_USU_Benz2616 breed Rambouillet chromosome 7, ARS-UI_Ramb_v3.0, whole genome shotgun sequence contains the following coding sequences:
- the DUT gene encoding deoxyuridine 5'-triphosphate nucleotidohydrolase, mitochondrial isoform X2 has translation MTSLCPRPVLGHHFIPSLLRSVFNSARRARPGAEAAGLSRPGPPRDPTPRGSVLLPALRLLSSGRKLSREAQVVSPSKRARATEAGDMRLRFARLSEHATAPTKGSARAAGYDLYSAYDYTVPPMEKVLVKTDIQIALPSGCYGRVAPRSGLAAKHFIDVGAGVIDEDYRGNVGVVLFNFGKEKFEVKKGDRIAQLICERIFYPEIEEVQILDDTERGSGGFGSTGNN, from the exons ATGACTTCCCTCTGCCCTCGCCCAGTGCTCGGCCACCACTTCATTCCGTCTTTGCTCCGCTCGGTGTTTAACAGCGCGCGCCGCGCACGGCCCGGGGCGGAGGCCGCGGGGCTCTCCCGGCCAGGCCCGCCCCGGGACCCCACCCCGCGGGGATCCGTGCTGCTCCCGGCGCTCCGGCTGCTCTCCAGCGGCCGCAAGCTGAGCCGAG AGGCACAAGTCGTCTCCCCCAGCAAGCGGGCCCGGGCCACGGAGGCGGGAGATATGCGTCTCCGCTTTGCCCGGCTCTCAGAGCACGCCACAGCCCCCACCAAGGGGTCCGCACGCGCCGCGGGCTACGACCTGTACAG TGCCTATGATTACACAGTACCACCGATGGAGAAAGTGCTTGTGAAAACTGACATTCAGATAGCCCTTCCTTCTGGGTGCTATGGAAGAGTGG ctCCTCGTTCTGGCTTGGCAGCAAAACACTTCATAGATGTAGGAg CTGGTGTCATAGATGAAGATTATAGAGGGAATGTTGGTGTTGTCCTGTTTAATTTTGGCAAAGAGAAGTTTGAAG tcAAAAAGGGTGATCGAATTGCACAGCTCATTTGTGAACGGATATTTTACCCAGAAATAGAGGAAGTTCAA ATTTTAGATGACACTGAAAGGGGTTCAGGAGGCTTTGGTTCCACTGGAAATAATTAA
- the DUT gene encoding deoxyuridine 5'-triphosphate nucleotidohydrolase, mitochondrial isoform X1, protein MTSLCPRPVLGHHFIPSLLRSVFNSARRARPGAEAAGLSRPGPPRDPTPRGSVLLPALRLLSSGRKLSRGGRGSKAQVVSPSKRARATEAGDMRLRFARLSEHATAPTKGSARAAGYDLYSAYDYTVPPMEKVLVKTDIQIALPSGCYGRVAPRSGLAAKHFIDVGAGVIDEDYRGNVGVVLFNFGKEKFEVKKGDRIAQLICERIFYPEIEEVQILDDTERGSGGFGSTGNN, encoded by the exons ATGACTTCCCTCTGCCCTCGCCCAGTGCTCGGCCACCACTTCATTCCGTCTTTGCTCCGCTCGGTGTTTAACAGCGCGCGCCGCGCACGGCCCGGGGCGGAGGCCGCGGGGCTCTCCCGGCCAGGCCCGCCCCGGGACCCCACCCCGCGGGGATCCGTGCTGCTCCCGGCGCTCCGGCTGCTCTCCAGCGGCCGCAAGCTGAGCCGAGGTGGCCGCGGCTCCA AGGCACAAGTCGTCTCCCCCAGCAAGCGGGCCCGGGCCACGGAGGCGGGAGATATGCGTCTCCGCTTTGCCCGGCTCTCAGAGCACGCCACAGCCCCCACCAAGGGGTCCGCACGCGCCGCGGGCTACGACCTGTACAG TGCCTATGATTACACAGTACCACCGATGGAGAAAGTGCTTGTGAAAACTGACATTCAGATAGCCCTTCCTTCTGGGTGCTATGGAAGAGTGG ctCCTCGTTCTGGCTTGGCAGCAAAACACTTCATAGATGTAGGAg CTGGTGTCATAGATGAAGATTATAGAGGGAATGTTGGTGTTGTCCTGTTTAATTTTGGCAAAGAGAAGTTTGAAG tcAAAAAGGGTGATCGAATTGCACAGCTCATTTGTGAACGGATATTTTACCCAGAAATAGAGGAAGTTCAA ATTTTAGATGACACTGAAAGGGGTTCAGGAGGCTTTGGTTCCACTGGAAATAATTAA
- the DUT gene encoding deoxyuridine 5'-triphosphate nucleotidohydrolase, mitochondrial isoform X4 yields MAAGGAAPEAQVVSPSKRARATEAGDMRLRFARLSEHATAPTKGSARAAGYDLYSAYDYTVPPMEKVLVKTDIQIALPSGCYGRVAPRSGLAAKHFIDVGAGVIDEDYRGNVGVVLFNFGKEKFEVKKGDRIAQLICERIFYPEIEEVQILDDTERGSGGFGSTGNN; encoded by the exons ATGGCCGCGGGCGGCGCCGCCCCAG AGGCACAAGTCGTCTCCCCCAGCAAGCGGGCCCGGGCCACGGAGGCGGGAGATATGCGTCTCCGCTTTGCCCGGCTCTCAGAGCACGCCACAGCCCCCACCAAGGGGTCCGCACGCGCCGCGGGCTACGACCTGTACAG TGCCTATGATTACACAGTACCACCGATGGAGAAAGTGCTTGTGAAAACTGACATTCAGATAGCCCTTCCTTCTGGGTGCTATGGAAGAGTGG ctCCTCGTTCTGGCTTGGCAGCAAAACACTTCATAGATGTAGGAg CTGGTGTCATAGATGAAGATTATAGAGGGAATGTTGGTGTTGTCCTGTTTAATTTTGGCAAAGAGAAGTTTGAAG tcAAAAAGGGTGATCGAATTGCACAGCTCATTTGTGAACGGATATTTTACCCAGAAATAGAGGAAGTTCAA ATTTTAGATGACACTGAAAGGGGTTCAGGAGGCTTTGGTTCCACTGGAAATAATTAA
- the DUT gene encoding deoxyuridine 5'-triphosphate nucleotidohydrolase, mitochondrial isoform X3 — protein sequence MAAGGAAPGKPAERRARISENRRQMKEAQVVSPSKRARATEAGDMRLRFARLSEHATAPTKGSARAAGYDLYSAYDYTVPPMEKVLVKTDIQIALPSGCYGRVAPRSGLAAKHFIDVGAGVIDEDYRGNVGVVLFNFGKEKFEVKKGDRIAQLICERIFYPEIEEVQILDDTERGSGGFGSTGNN from the exons ATGGCCGCGGGCGGCGCCGCCCCAGGTAAACCGGCGGAGCGCAGGGCCCGGATCTCGGAAAACCGGCGCCAGATGAAAG AGGCACAAGTCGTCTCCCCCAGCAAGCGGGCCCGGGCCACGGAGGCGGGAGATATGCGTCTCCGCTTTGCCCGGCTCTCAGAGCACGCCACAGCCCCCACCAAGGGGTCCGCACGCGCCGCGGGCTACGACCTGTACAG TGCCTATGATTACACAGTACCACCGATGGAGAAAGTGCTTGTGAAAACTGACATTCAGATAGCCCTTCCTTCTGGGTGCTATGGAAGAGTGG ctCCTCGTTCTGGCTTGGCAGCAAAACACTTCATAGATGTAGGAg CTGGTGTCATAGATGAAGATTATAGAGGGAATGTTGGTGTTGTCCTGTTTAATTTTGGCAAAGAGAAGTTTGAAG tcAAAAAGGGTGATCGAATTGCACAGCTCATTTGTGAACGGATATTTTACCCAGAAATAGAGGAAGTTCAA ATTTTAGATGACACTGAAAGGGGTTCAGGAGGCTTTGGTTCCACTGGAAATAATTAA